The proteins below come from a single Miscanthus floridulus cultivar M001 chromosome 1, ASM1932011v1, whole genome shotgun sequence genomic window:
- the LOC136483403 gene encoding uncharacterized protein — MLPQQCNANQLKELCNSSVLIPHLNNLVQQTMFQQDLIMNLLSNLQQNVKVDGTQPGISSQVRTMENDTVADTANSEKERSLLVNISELQSRMITLTDELISAKLKHVQLQQELNALYCREEIEDIRDEDNEKT; from the exons aTGCTACCGCAGCAG TGTAACGCTAATCAGCTGAAGGAACTCTGCAATAGTTCAGTACTAATTCCCCACCTTAACAACCTTGTGCAACAGACCATGTTTCAGCAG GATCTAATCATGAACCTACTTAGTAACTTGCAACAGAATGTGAAAGTTGATG GTACACAGCCTGGAATATCTTCTCAAGTTCGAACGATGGAGAATGATACAGTG GCTGATACAGCTAACTCTGAGAAGGAACGGTCATTACTTGTTAATATTTCAGAATTACAGTCTAG GATGATAACACTGACTGATGAATTAATTTCAGCTAAGCTAAAACATGTTCAG TTGCAGCAAGAGCTAAATGCATTGTACTGCCGAGAAGAAATTGAGGATATTAGGGATGAGGATAACGAAAAAACGTAA
- the LOC136483407 gene encoding DNA excision repair protein ERCC-1-like isoform X2, giving the protein MDGGGEQQAPPEGHPGKNLIKIPSYQEVFGTGATSSSSKPASYNPPLASSGGAAVSSSSSSSGSFSRDFSFLKSSEFYSPPPPPPQPTTTTPRPPQASPSAPTPQSKNAILVSHRQRGNPLLKHIRNARWTFAEVVPDYVLGQSSCALYLSIRYHLLHPDYLYHRIRELQKNFRLRVILCHVDVEDVIKPLHEITRTALLHDCTLLCGWSLEECGRYLETIKVYENKPADIIREHMDNDYLSRLTHALTSIRHVNKTDVVTLGSSFGSLSQIMNASMEELARCPGIGERKVKRLYDSFHEPFKRVSARPNLVVPDTPDREKAKGQPSSTDDSLQDAVEKPDASKKKKGSDVRSALTAAFAKYSEKIRSQGRDAANEGGEGTSSSTMEADRARD; this is encoded by the exons ATGGACGGGGGAGGAGAGCAGCAGGCGCCGCCGGAGGGGCATCCCGGTAAGAACCTCATCAAGATCCCGTCCTATCAGGAGGTCTTCGGCACCGGCGCCACCTCCTCTTCCTCGAAGCCGGCCTCCTACAACCCTCCTCTAGCCAGCTCCGGCGGCGCCGCCGTTtcatcctcgtcgtcgtcctcgggaTCATTCTCGCGGGATTTCTCCTTCCTCAAGTCCTCCGAGTTCTactcccctccgccgccgcctccccagcccaccaccaccaccccgaG GCCTCCTCAGGCTAGCCCCTCAGCGCCGACGCCCCAGAGCAAGAACGCCATTCTCGTCAGCCATAGGCAG AGAGGGAACCCTCTGCTGAAGCACATCAGGAATGCTAGGTGGACGTTCGCAGAAGTCGTGCCGGACTATGTGCTTGGGCAATCGTCATGTGCCTTGTACTTGAG TATCAGGTACCATCTTCTACATCCAGACTACTTGTACCATCGGATAAGAGAGCTGCAGAAGAATTTCAGGCTGCGTGTCATCTTGTGCCATGTTGATGTT GAAGATGTAATCAAGCCTTTGCATGAAATTACAAGAACAGCGCTGCTTCATGACTGCACCCTCTTGTGTGGTTGGAG CCTGGAGGAATGTGGTCGGTACTTGGAGACTATTAAAGTATATGAAAACAAGCCAGCTGACATTATTCGTGAGCACATGGATAACGACTATCTATCACGG TTGACGCACGCGCTTACATCCATTCGGCATGTTAATAAAACAGATGTTGTCACACTTGGTTCATCTTTTGGG TCACTCTCACaaatcatgaatgcttctatgGAGGAGCTGGCTCGATGCCCAGGAATTGGTGAGCGGAAG GTAAAACGACTCTATGATAGCTTCCATGAGCCGTTCAAACGGGTTTCTGCCCGACCAAACCTTGTAGTACCCGATACCCCAGACCGAGAGAAAGCAAAAGGTCAACCTTCATCTACTGATGACAGTTTGCAAGATGCGGTGGAAAAGCCAGATGCgtcgaagaagaagaaaggctctGATGTAAGGTCAGCCCTTACCGCTGCCTTTGCCAAGTACTCAGAGAAGATCCGCAGCCAGGGCCGCGATGCAGCAAACGAGGGCGGTGAAGGTACTAGCAGCTCAACCATGGAAGCTGACAGGGCGAGAGACTGA
- the LOC136483407 gene encoding DNA excision repair protein ERCC-1-like isoform X1 gives MDGGGEQQAPPEGHPGKNLIKIPSYQEVFGTGATSSSSKPASYNPPLASSGGAAVSSSSSSSGSFSRDFSFLKSSEFYSPPPPPPQPTTTTPRPPQASPSAPTPQSKNAILVSHRQRGNPLLKHIRNARWTFAEVVPDYVLGQSSCALYLSFCCYGCSIRYHLLHPDYLYHRIRELQKNFRLRVILCHVDVEDVIKPLHEITRTALLHDCTLLCGWSLEECGRYLETIKVYENKPADIIREHMDNDYLSRLTHALTSIRHVNKTDVVTLGSSFGSLSQIMNASMEELARCPGIGERKVKRLYDSFHEPFKRVSARPNLVVPDTPDREKAKGQPSSTDDSLQDAVEKPDASKKKKGSDVRSALTAAFAKYSEKIRSQGRDAANEGGEGTSSSTMEADRARD, from the exons ATGGACGGGGGAGGAGAGCAGCAGGCGCCGCCGGAGGGGCATCCCGGTAAGAACCTCATCAAGATCCCGTCCTATCAGGAGGTCTTCGGCACCGGCGCCACCTCCTCTTCCTCGAAGCCGGCCTCCTACAACCCTCCTCTAGCCAGCTCCGGCGGCGCCGCCGTTtcatcctcgtcgtcgtcctcgggaTCATTCTCGCGGGATTTCTCCTTCCTCAAGTCCTCCGAGTTCTactcccctccgccgccgcctccccagcccaccaccaccaccccgaG GCCTCCTCAGGCTAGCCCCTCAGCGCCGACGCCCCAGAGCAAGAACGCCATTCTCGTCAGCCATAGGCAG AGAGGGAACCCTCTGCTGAAGCACATCAGGAATGCTAGGTGGACGTTCGCAGAAGTCGTGCCGGACTATGTGCTTGGGCAATCGTCATGTGCCTTGTACTTGAG TTTCTGTTGTTATGGATGCAGTATCAGGTACCATCTTCTACATCCAGACTACTTGTACCATCGGATAAGAGAGCTGCAGAAGAATTTCAGGCTGCGTGTCATCTTGTGCCATGTTGATGTT GAAGATGTAATCAAGCCTTTGCATGAAATTACAAGAACAGCGCTGCTTCATGACTGCACCCTCTTGTGTGGTTGGAG CCTGGAGGAATGTGGTCGGTACTTGGAGACTATTAAAGTATATGAAAACAAGCCAGCTGACATTATTCGTGAGCACATGGATAACGACTATCTATCACGG TTGACGCACGCGCTTACATCCATTCGGCATGTTAATAAAACAGATGTTGTCACACTTGGTTCATCTTTTGGG TCACTCTCACaaatcatgaatgcttctatgGAGGAGCTGGCTCGATGCCCAGGAATTGGTGAGCGGAAG GTAAAACGACTCTATGATAGCTTCCATGAGCCGTTCAAACGGGTTTCTGCCCGACCAAACCTTGTAGTACCCGATACCCCAGACCGAGAGAAAGCAAAAGGTCAACCTTCATCTACTGATGACAGTTTGCAAGATGCGGTGGAAAAGCCAGATGCgtcgaagaagaagaaaggctctGATGTAAGGTCAGCCCTTACCGCTGCCTTTGCCAAGTACTCAGAGAAGATCCGCAGCCAGGGCCGCGATGCAGCAAACGAGGGCGGTGAAGGTACTAGCAGCTCAACCATGGAAGCTGACAGGGCGAGAGACTGA